One bacterium (Candidatus Blackallbacteria) CG13_big_fil_rev_8_21_14_2_50_49_14 genomic region harbors:
- a CDS encoding multidrug ABC transporter substrate-binding protein has protein sequence MHKMLTKYFSMAFEALVLNKVRSFLTTLGMVIGVFSVIVMIGLGQSSQANITNQIKGLGAGVLIITPGNPKTQSFGPPGVNTAKTLTLDDATSLEALPGLLYVSPNVFIQAMLKFERNNVPASVLGSNPNIVQARGFKISSGRFFSEQEARVGSPVIVIGYKLARDLFKNTLAEPLGSKVRIENARYRIIGILQEQGSGLFGSVDDQAFMPTKTFQQTIKSGRGLNSILLKVQGEELLPLVEERTKTLLRYRHAIRADEEDDFKVQTQAELLSTVQVVTQVFTFLLAGIAAISLIVGGIGIMNIMLVSVTERTREIGVRKAVGATRRDILIQFLIESGTISLAGGTIGILLGLLVTRIATQAMKLPFVLSEVAIIGAFIFSAGVGMFFGIYPANKASRLDPVDALRYE, from the coding sequence ATGCACAAGATGCTGACTAAATACTTTTCAATGGCCTTTGAGGCGCTGGTGCTCAATAAAGTGCGCTCTTTCCTCACTACTTTGGGAATGGTGATTGGGGTTTTCTCTGTGATTGTCATGATCGGCTTGGGACAGTCTTCGCAGGCCAATATCACCAACCAGATCAAGGGGCTGGGGGCCGGCGTTCTGATTATTACGCCGGGCAACCCCAAAACCCAATCCTTTGGCCCTCCGGGGGTCAATACCGCCAAAACCCTGACCCTGGATGACGCCACCAGTCTGGAAGCCTTGCCAGGCCTGCTCTACGTTTCTCCCAATGTCTTTATTCAGGCCATGCTCAAATTTGAGCGCAACAATGTGCCTGCTTCTGTACTGGGTTCCAACCCCAATATCGTTCAGGCCAGAGGTTTCAAAATCAGCTCGGGAAGGTTTTTTTCTGAACAGGAAGCACGGGTCGGCTCCCCTGTCATTGTGATTGGTTATAAACTTGCACGGGATCTGTTTAAAAATACCCTGGCAGAGCCACTGGGCTCCAAAGTGCGGATTGAAAATGCCCGTTACCGAATTATTGGCATTTTACAGGAACAGGGTTCAGGACTGTTTGGCTCCGTAGACGATCAGGCCTTTATGCCCACCAAAACCTTTCAACAGACGATCAAATCTGGCCGGGGCTTAAACTCCATCCTGCTCAAGGTTCAAGGTGAAGAACTTTTGCCTCTGGTTGAAGAGCGCACCAAAACCCTGCTGCGTTACCGCCATGCCATCCGAGCCGATGAAGAAGACGATTTTAAAGTACAAACCCAAGCCGAGCTGCTCTCCACCGTTCAAGTGGTTACTCAAGTGTTTACCTTTCTGTTGGCGGGTATTGCTGCCATTTCACTGATTGTGGGGGGCATCGGCATTATGAATATTATGTTGGTCTCAGTCACTGAACGAACGCGTGAAATTGGGGTGCGCAAAGCTGTGGGAGCCACCCGCCGGGATATTCTGATTCAGTTTCTGATTGAATCAGGCACCATTTCACTGGCTGGCGGTACGATCGGCATTCTGCTTGGCCTCTTGGTAACCCGAATCGCTACCCAGGCCATGAAACTGCCCTTCGTACTCTCTGAAGTGGCGATTATCGGGGCTTTTATCTTTTCAGCCGGAGTGGGCATGTTTTTCGGCATTTACCCAGCCAATAAGGCTTCGCGACTCGATCCTGTCGATGCCTTGCGTTACGAATAG